Proteins found in one Hippopotamus amphibius kiboko isolate mHipAmp2 chromosome 12, mHipAmp2.hap2, whole genome shotgun sequence genomic segment:
- the CAPZA3 gene encoding F-actin-capping protein subunit alpha-3, whose protein sequence is MSLSVLSKKEKEKVIHSLLIQAPPGEFVNAFDDLCLLIRDEKLMHHQGECAGHQHCQKYYVPLSIDGNAVLLSHHNVVGDYRFFDYQSKLSFKFDLLQNQLKDIQSHGMIRDETEYLRTVVLCALKLYVNDHYPTGNCNVLRKTVKNKEFLIACIEDHSYETGDYWNGLWKSKWIFQVNPFLTQVTGRIFVQAHFFRCVNLHVEISKDLKESLEVVNQAQLALNFARLVEEQENKFQAAVLEELQELSNEALRRILRRDLPVTRTHIDWQRILSDLNLVMYPRLGYVIYSRSVLCNWII, encoded by the coding sequence AATTTGTAAATGCCTTTGACGATCTCTGTCTGCTTATCCGTGATGAAAAACTCATGCACCATCAAGGTGAGTGTGCAGGCCACCAACACTGCCAAAAATATTACGTCCCGCTCTCCATCGATGGGAATGCAGTCCTCCTGTCTCACCACAACGTAGTGGGTGACTACCGATTTTTTGACTACCAGAGCAAACTTTCTTTCAAATTCGACCTGCTGCAAAACCAGTTAAAAGACATCCAAAGTCACGGCATGATTCGGGATGAGACAGAGTACCTGAGGACTGTTGTTCTGTGTGCCTTAAAGCTGTACGTGAATGACCACTATCCAACGGGAAACTGCAACGTGCTGAGAAAAACGGTGAAAAACAAGGAGTTCTTGATCGCTTGCATTGAAGATCACAGTTACGAAACAGGAGATTACTGGAATGGCCTTTGGAAATCGAAATGGATCTTCCAAGTCAATCCATTTCTAACCCAGGTAACGGGGAGGATTTTTGTGCAAGCTCACTTCTTCAGGTGTGTCAACCTTCACGTCGAAATCTCCAAGGACCTGAAAGAAAGCTTGGAAGTAGTTAACCAAGCTCAACTGGCTCTAAATTTCGCGAGGCTGGTGGAAGAGCAAGAGAATAAATTTCAAGCTGCAGTCTTAGAAGAATTACAGGAGTTATCGAATGAAGCCCTGAGAAGAATTCTACGAAGAGATCTTCCAGTGACCCGCACTCACATTGACTGGCAGAGGATACTGTCTGACTTGAATTTGGTGATGTATCCTAGATTAGGATACGTCATTTATTCAAGAAGTGTGTTATGCAACTGGATTATATAA